The following are from one region of the Mycobacteriales bacterium genome:
- a CDS encoding LytR C-terminal domain-containing protein, whose amino-acid sequence MTILGRGDLSPRRKRRNWRRRSAVLVAIVVVAGGGYFGYRQVFGDSTSAPKALPPCPAPTQSTPVTEQAKLVVKNATLTTGLAGDVAKQLRRRDFKIASVGNTLFRGKGVATIDYSADLSEWAQLLAAQFDGATLDEVTGNNVLEVDIGPRFRDLVPLAQADQAEQAILGTPSPTPTASPSCAP is encoded by the coding sequence GTGACGATCCTCGGACGTGGCGACCTGTCGCCACGTCGCAAGCGCCGCAACTGGCGCCGCCGCAGCGCGGTGCTCGTCGCCATCGTGGTCGTCGCCGGCGGTGGCTACTTCGGCTACCGGCAGGTGTTCGGTGACTCCACCAGCGCGCCGAAGGCCCTGCCGCCATGCCCGGCGCCCACGCAGTCGACACCGGTCACCGAGCAGGCGAAGCTCGTCGTGAAGAACGCCACGCTCACGACCGGGTTGGCGGGCGACGTCGCCAAGCAGCTGCGGCGACGTGACTTCAAGATCGCCTCGGTAGGCAACACCCTGTTCCGCGGCAAGGGGGTCGCCACGATCGACTACTCCGCAGACCTGTCCGAGTGGGCTCAGCTCCTCGCGGCGCAGTTCGACGGCGCGACCCTCGATGAGGTGACAGGCAACAACGTGCTCGAGGTCGACATCGGCCCGAGGTTCCGCGACCTGGTGCCGCTCGCGCAAGCCGACCAGGCGGAGCAGGCGATCCTCGGCACCCCATCACCGACTCCCACGGCCTCGCCGAGCTGCGCGCCCTGA